A single genomic interval of Carassius auratus strain Wakin unplaced genomic scaffold, ASM336829v1 scaf_tig00217058, whole genome shotgun sequence harbors:
- the LOC113099811 gene encoding interferon-induced very large GTPase 1-like — protein sequence MNNLFYKLHLEGRQRNKLGAAEFYQLSAHSLNSYESCTEDELTQTFIQKLLMMNYRARYIKTKDNNGQDHPQQSAIDLSEDEGDIFKEMSLSNEESSQSDLIHPMDVQMAVFHWADGFLKQLIVTKLSQCQYALPLLVPNPFTQQIEFPLWTFRQIQKSWKTVKSSKTQPVYKADTPMVFFFRFGSVSSSKSQLMNSLINEKHNTFFHRNCPGSSRTRELMDGVVEIAWFCPSGSNDDKFTDCVAFCNLHGDAEDHQKQLQILTEKSSVNVVLLPRLDRSDRHAEMIQNLFRGSKPLICLFTEDKSTVTETRKGKFKIGLNDRNQSEVSEELRKAIKECLSGSSSTFSLEDAFKHSDIRVDEEDDDDCKRGREAAQQMMSLLEKKDMMKIKESFLPHQGKLWHQWSQKNKELHRPQADETEIDISKKHTEMKKIREQQHESDISEFMKLLIKEMNSHASKKKYFLKWLRILLDEHTSVELSDLHHKYDEKWSAIVKLREDPCKSDKLTTEQSELEIISDELQSAAFGLEHIMREIGQIYESCSSVKKNKKDMQIHFICLPSLAAEMMISGFPLELMDGDAAHVPVIWISAVLDELKKILGDQRVFVLSVLGLQSSGKSTMLNAMFGLEFAVSAGRCTRGAFMQLVRVSDGMKTQMNTEYILVVDTEGLRALELAGKSTRGHDNELATFVVGLGNLTLINIFGETPAEIKDILQIVVQAFMRMKKVRLNPSCVFVHQNVSDVTAGEKNMEGRRRLQETLDKMTRLAAKDEVYNADFFSDVIRFDVHKDVKYFAQLWEGSPPMAPPNPKYCENIQQLKETIMSQASKSHGMTLTHLNDRIKDLWEALLNEQFVFSFRNSLEISAYRKLETQYSKWSWSLRSAMMETENKLQNQIENEAIHEVDENFLHGELKKTSEEVEKSMSEFFKKDTDKDILIQWKTSFEIKIKALQENIVRETNKKLNEIFPQENQKKKTAAERSNCENSYYEKIKTFGTNLKGKTEDEETLQTQFNLFWKGLIEEIPRNSPPIKDIDIMQDVKEILSETSEGIPEDHWQDIFSVPSYSDYVELKKFSGIKGALNNVYRSTKERFGYILSEEDETQIKTLVTDVVQQTDKLIQSFNISKMGYEKNCIEQVIGYIKKNITEHEEGPVKYVFKGKFFMYLVLSICKKATKRITDQHRLFREVDNPVIYVEKKRKDYYSIFKKNCLGATSAEIFGEIICQKLKMHIEQSVYKKTAREMSDEIRSNCESLNGNRSKLEKHILKTLAEEEDFDKYMNYIQNPRDHFKSFIRDEVCQYIQDNFSVSVLPKMKENIILLQQKIIKAAQKSTESFKVNRGDVYVWLNSFTQQLSEELIFSVKDLSGVQHDGVDVKHIEDVIKKELPAIISDISGNFNDFLWKLDYKDRPDEFLIDHFCQCCWVQCPFCKATCTNTIENHPGDHSVPFHRIIGLNSLFHKGTQHFCTEFCSTVVTSGVSFKSSGQWFPFKDYRRAGGVYADWSITPDLSELPYWKWFVCRFQNDLEKHYNKSFLGKGVIPENWRQYTKENAIDSVAGYYTLRQTPSMKMLTAGLQITPVLTFFYYNLLE from the coding sequence ATGAATAATCTATTTTACAAACTTCATCTTGAAGGAAGGCAACGAAATAAACTGGGAGCTGCAGAATTTTATCAGTTATCTGCACATTCATTAAATTCCTATGAGTCTTGCACTGAAGACGAGCTGACTCAGACTTTCATACAAAAACTACTGATGATGAATTACAGAGCAAGATACATTAAAACTAAAGATAACAATGGACAGGATCACCCACAGCAAAGTGCTATTGACTTATCTGAAGATGAGGgtgatatatttaaagaaatgtctTTGTCTAATGAAGAATCAAGTCAGTCTGACCTCATTCACCCGATGGATGTTCAGATGGCCGTGTTTCATTGGGCTGATGGTTTCCTGAAGCAGCTGATAGTCACCAAACTGTCTCAGTGTCAGTACGCTCTGCCTCTGCTGGTTCCTAATCCATTCACACAACAGATTGAGTTTCCTCTCTGGACATTCAGACAAATCCAGAAGAGCTGGAAAACTGTTAAATCAAGTAAAACCCAGCCGGTCTACAAGGCAGACACTCCAATGGTGTTTTTCTTCAGGTTTGGCTCTGTGTCTTCATCCAAGTCTCAGCTGATGAACAGTCTGATCAATGAGAAACACAACACGTTCTTCCACAGGAACTGCCCAGGCAGCAGCAGAACAAGAGAGCTGATGGATGGAGTGGTGGAGATCGCCTGGTTCTGCCCCTCTGGATCAAATGATGATAAATTCACTGACTGTGTAGCTTTCTGTAATCTACACGGTGATGCAGAAGACCATCAGAAACAGCTGCAGATCCTCACTGAAAAGAGCTCAGTCAATGTTGTTCTTCTTCCACGACTGGACAGGAGTGATAGACATGCAGAAATGATCCAAAACCTGTTCAGAGGCAGCAAGCCACTCATTTGTCTTTTTACTGAGGATAAATCAACTGTCACTGAGACACGAAAAGGAAAATTTAAAATTGGTTTGAATGACAGAAATCAGTCAGAAGTATCTGAAGAACTCAGAAAAGCAATAAAAGAATGTCTCTCAGGATCATCTTCCACTTTTAGTCTTGAAGATGCATTCAAACACTCAGACATCAGAGtagatgaggaagatgatgatgactgcaagagaggaagagaagcagcacagcAGATGATGAGTTTACTGGAGAAGAAAGATATGATGAAAATCAAAGAATCATTTCTGCCTCATCAGGGGAAACTGTGGCATCAGTGGAGTCAGAAGAACAAAGAACTACATCGACCTCAAGCAGATGAGACAGAAATTGACATCAgtaaaaaacacacagaaatgaagAAAATCCGTGAACAGCAGCACGAATCAGACATCAGTGAGTTTATGAAGCTCTTAATTAAAGAAATGAACTCacatgcttcaaaaaaaaaatactttctcaaATGGCTCAGAATCCTCCTTGATGAACATACATCAGTTGAACTTTCTGATCTACATCACAAGTATGATGAAAAGTGGTCAGCAATTGTAAAACTGAGAGAGGATCCTTGTAAATCTGATAAACTGACAACTGAACAATCAGAACTTGAGATAATATCTGATGAACTTCAATCTGCAGCCTTTGGTTTGGAGCACATCATGAGGGAGATAGGACAAATCTATGAATCATGTTCATCTGTAAAGAAGAACAAGAAAGACATGCAGATTCACTTCATTTGTCTCCCAAGTCTTGCAGCAGAGATGATGATCTCTGGATTTCCACTAGAGCTCATGGATGGAGATGCTGCTCATGTTCCTGTGATCTGGATCTCTGCTGTTCTAGATGAACTCAAAAAGATACTGGGAGACCAGAGAGTCTTTGTGCTGTCAGTTTTAGGGCTTCAGAGCTCTGGGAAATCCACCATGCTGAACGCCATGTTTGGACTTGAGTTTGCTGTCAGTGCTGGAAGATGCACCAGAGGAGCTTTCATGCAGTTGGTCAGAGTCTCAGATGGGATGAAAACACAGATGAACACTGAATATATTCTGGTTGTGGATACTGAGGGTCTTCGTGCTCTAGAACTGGCTGGAAAATCAACAAGAGGTCATGACAATGAACTGGCCACATTTGTTGTAGGTCTTGGAAATCTGACCTTGATCAACATCTTTGGAGAAACCCCAGCTGAGATTAAGGACATTCTTCAGATTGTTGTTCAGGCTTTCATGAGGATGAAGAAGGTCCGACTGAAtcccagctgtgtgtttgtgcatcagaACGTTTCAGATGTCACCGCTGGAGAGAAAAACATGGAGGGAAGGAGACGACTGCAGGAGACACTGGATAAGATGACAAGACTTGCTGCCAAAGATGAAGTTTATAATGCAGATTTTTTCAGTGATGTCATTAGATTTGATGTTCATAAAGATGTGAAGTATTTTGCTCAGCTCTGGGAGGGCAGCCCACCAATGGCACCACCAAACCCAAAGTACTGTGAGAATATTCAGCAATTAAAGGAAACGATAATGTCACAAGCCTCAAAATCACATGGAATGACACTGACACACTTAAATGACCGTATTAAAGATCTCTGGGAGGCTTTACTTAATGAACAATTCgtcttcagtttcagaaattctctgGAGATTTCAGCTTACAGGAAACTGGAGACACAATACAGCAAATGGTCCTGGAGTCTTCGCAGTGCAATGATGGAAACTGAGAACAAACTACAGAACCAAATAGAAAATGAAGCAATTCATGAGGTTGATGAAAATTTTCTTCATGGAGAACTAAAGAAGACAAGTGAAGAAGTTGAGAAATCTATGTCAGAATTCTTTAAGAAAGACACAGATAAAGATATACTGATTCAGTGGAAAACatcatttgaaattaaaatcaaaGCGCTTCAGGAAAACATTGTGAGAGAAACAAATAAGAAGTTAAATGAGATTTTTCCACAGgaaaaccaaaagaaaaagaCTGCTGCTGAGAGGTCAAATTGTGAAAACAGTTACTATGAAAAGATCAAAACATTTGGCACAAATCTCAAAGGCAAAACAGAAGATGAAGAAACTCTACAGACTCAGTTTAATTTGTTTTGGAAAGGGTTGATTGAAGAGATCCCCAGAAACAGTCCTCCAATCAAAGACATTGACATAATGCAAGATGTGAAAGAGATTCTAAGTGAAACCAGTGAAGGTATTCCTGAAGACCACTGGCAGGATATTTTCTCTGTGCCCAGTTATTCAGATTATGTAGAGTTAAAGAAATTTTCTGGAATTAAGGGAGCTTTAAACAATGTCTACAGATCAACTAAAGAGAGGTTTGGTTACATTCTGTCTGAAGAGGATGAAACCCAGATAAAAACATTAGTCACAGATGTTGTTCAGCAGACAGACAAACTAATTCaatcatttaacatttcaaaGATGGGCTACGAAAAAAACTGCATTGAACAAGTCATAGGTTACATCAAGAAAAACATAACAGAACATGAAGAAGGACCAGTGAAATATGTGTTTAAGGGTAAATTCTTTATGTATTTAGTACTTTCCATCTGTAAGAAAGCAACCAAGAGGATCACTGATCAACACAGACTGTTCAGAGAAGTCGATAATCCTGTAATATATgttgagaaaaagagaaaagattactatagtatttttaaGAAAAACTGTCTTGGAGCTACATCTGCTGAAATTTTTGGTGAGATCATCTGTCAGAAACTTAAAATGCACATTGAGCAGAGTGTGTATAAGAAGACTGCCAGAGAAATGTCAGATGAAATCAGATCAAACTGTGAATCACTGAATGGAAACAGATCAAAACTGGAAAAACACATCCTGAAGACACTGGCAGAAGAGGAGGATTTTGACAAATACATGAACTATATTCAAAATCCCAGAGATCATTTCAAGAGTTTCATCAGAGATGAAGTCTGTCAGTACATCCAAGATAATTTCAGTGTCAGTGTTTTACCCAAGATGAAGGAAAACATCATACTCCTGCAGCAGAAGATCATAAAAGCAGCTCAGAAATCTACTGAAAGTTTTAAAGTGAACAGAGGAGATGTTTATGTGTGGTTGAACAGTTTCACACAGCAGCTCTCAGAAGAGCTGATCTTTTCTGTAAAAGACCTCAGTGGAGTGCAACATGATGGTGTTGATGTGAAACACATAGAAGATGTGATAAAAAAGGAGCTTCCTGCAATTATTTCTGATATAAGTGGTAATTTCAATGACTTTCTGTGGAAGCTAGACTATAAGGACAGGCCAGATGAGTTTCTGATTGATCACTTTTGTCAGTGCTGTTGGGTTCAGTGTCCGTTCTGTAAAGCCACCTGCACCAACACCATAGAAAACCATCCAGGAGATCACAGTGTTCCTTTCCATCGTATTATTGGACTCAATAGCTTATTTCACAAAGGAACACAACATTTTTGTACAGAGTTTTGCTCAACTGTAGTGACAAGTGGTGTATCTTTTAAGTCATCAGGTCAGTGGTTTCCATTTAAAGACTACAGAAGAGCAGGAGGAGTTTATGCAGACTGGAGCATTACCCCTGACCTTTCTGAGCTGCCCTACTGGAAGTGGTTTGTGTGCCGATTTCAGAATGATCTggaaaagcattacaataaatcatTTCTGGGGAAAGGTGTGATCCCAGAAAATTGGAGACAATACACAAAAGAGAATGCAATTGATAGTGTAGCTGGATACTACACTCTTAGACAAACTCCCTCGATGAAAATGCTTACAGCAGGGCTTCAGATTACACCAGTGTTAACATTTTTTTACTACAATTTGttagaataa